GGCGCGCAAGCCGCGCTCGGGCATCATCACGGCACGTTCCAGCTGACGGATGAAGCCATCGACGCGCCGGCCAAGGCGCTGGTCGAGGCGCTGGATGCAGCGAAGATTCCTCAGGAGCGGTTCGTGGCGATGAAGCCGGGGCAGGTGGTGGAGATTTAGCTATCTCCAGGCGCACCGCTCGTGCCCCGGACGCAGCGCCGTGCTGCTTGCTGGGTCCCGGCTCTGCGCAGCATCGCTACGCGCTGCAGCGCGTCCGGGACACGAGACCTATTGCTCTTTCGGCTTGATCGCCCAGCTCACATTCACCGTCACCGACAGCTTTTCCTCGCCCGGCGCAACGGCAGCTGGTGCGGCCATCGGGGCAGTGGCCATGCGGCCCTTGAACAGCGGCACCGGGGCGCTGCCTTCGGAGACGCTGAGCGGTGCTCCCAGCGTGACGCCGGTCGCCTTGGCGTAGATCTCGGCCTTGCGGCGGGCATCGGCGACCGCCTGCTCCCGCGCACTGTCGAGCAGCTTAGAGGCCTGCGTCACCTCGAAGGAAATATTGCCGATGTCGTTCGCGCCCGCGGTGACCAGCGTGTCGATGATGCCGGCGACCTTGGTCACGTCGCGAATTTTGACGGTGACGCGGTTAGAGGCACGGAAGCCGACCACGGGGGAGGTGCCGGTGGATTTGTTCTGGCCATATTGCGGCTGCAAGGACAGCCGCGAGGTCTGATAATCCTTCTCGTCAATGCCGGCGCCCTTCAGGGCCAGCAGCACCTTGCCCATCGCGGCGTTGTTGACGTCGGACGCTTCCTTCGCCGTCTTGGCGTCATTGGCAACGCCTGCATCGATCTGCGCGAGATCGGGCGCCGCCGAGACGGTCGCCTCGCCGCTCACGGTGATGGCGGACGGAAAATCGTCGGCAAGCGCGGGCGCTGCCAGCAGC
This portion of the Bradyrhizobium diazoefficiens genome encodes:
- a CDS encoding SIMPL domain-containing protein, with the translated sequence MKKPVALAAIFAATLLAAPALADDFPSAITVSGEATVSAAPDLAQIDAGVANDAKTAKEASDVNNAAMGKVLLALKGAGIDEKDYQTSRLSLQPQYGQNKSTGTSPVVGFRASNRVTVKIRDVTKVAGIIDTLVTAGANDIGNISFEVTQASKLLDSAREQAVADARRKAEIYAKATGVTLGAPLSVSEGSAPVPLFKGRMATAPMAAPAAVAPGEEKLSVTVNVSWAIKPKEQ